In Mammaliicoccus sp. Marseille-Q6498, the genomic stretch GATTTACAAAATGAATTAGCCTTATTTGGTGGATATACTAATGGCTATTATGGTTATTTACCACATGAATCAGAATATCAATATAGTGGGTATGAGGTAGATATCAATGCGGTAGTGTATGGTCCACTTACAGGATTGTGGATGCCAGTGAAGTTTGAAGAGTCAAAGAAAGTTATTACTAACGCAATTAACTTAATAAAAGACGGTGAGATAAATTGCAAAAATATATAGATATATTAAACGGATATTGTTTGTCGAATTCTAAAATAAATGGACTATTTTATGGTGGAAGTATTGGAAGAAACGATTCTGATCAATTTTCAGATATTGATGCACGGATAATAGTAAAATCCACTAAAGAAATTCCTGAAATTAAAGAAAGGATTTTTAACTTATTCGACAATATTATGTTTCTGGAAGAAAATAATAGTATATTCATGGTAATTCATTTAAAGAATTTAATGAAACTTGATATATTTTTTTATACACGAGAACAATTAACTCCAAGTATTTGGCTGAAGAATATCCTGATTATAAAAGATGATGAAAATATTATTCAAAATATTAAGGATAAATCCAAAATAATGAGTGTGTCACCAACAAAACAACAAATTAAGTATATTTCAAATAAATATTTAGCTTGTCTGATAGAAATACATAAAAGAGCTATAAGAAATGAAATATATTACCTTGAACAAATGATTAATCAGATGACAAATATTTTATGTTATCTATGGTATTTAGAAAAAGAGATACAACCTAATGCTTTAGGAGATTGGTCAAAGTATCAAGGAGAAAGAAGTAATTTAAATATACAAGAACTAAAGTTCCTATCTAGTTTATTTAATGAAGTTGATATAAATAGAAAAATAGATCTATTAAACGAAAAATTTATTAAAGTCATGAATGAAATTAAAGTTAAATACGATATAAGTATTGTAGATTCAATTATTGAAAATATTGAAATCATAAGGAACATTAGAATGAATATTAAATACGACAAAAGTGAAGATTCTTTATGACTAAATGAATAATATAAAAATTCAAATACTTTTACAAATTCATGCTGAAGTACTTGCGAATGAATTAAGGTATGAAGGTATTTATCAGTTTTATGATGCAACTG encodes the following:
- a CDS encoding aminoglycoside 6-adenylyltransferase — encoded protein: MQKYIDILNGYCLSNSKINGLFYGGSIGRNDSDQFSDIDARIIVKSTKEIPEIKERIFNLFDNIMFLEENNSIFMVIHLKNLMKLDIFFYTREQLTPSIWLKNILIIKDDENIIQNIKDKSKIMSVSPTKQQIKYISNKYLACLIEIHKRAIRNEIYYLEQMINQMTNILCYLWYLEKEIQPNALGDWSKYQGERSNLNIQELKFLSSLFNEVDINRKIDLLNEKFIKVMNEIKVKYDISIVDSIIENIEIIRNIRMNIKYDKSEDSL